The following are encoded in a window of Oncorhynchus masou masou isolate Uvic2021 chromosome 17, UVic_Omas_1.1, whole genome shotgun sequence genomic DNA:
- the cbln12 gene encoding cerebellin 12, producing the protein MYPRVVRSSTLEPTVLLGLLLLWGPLGAQAQNDTEPIVLEGKCLVICDSTPNSEPAGNALGMSVRSGTGRVAFSATRQTNHEPTDMSNRTMIIYFDQILVNVGNHFDQESSVFLAPRRGVYSFNFHVVKAYNRQTIQVSLMLNGWPMISAFAGDMDVTREAATNAGLVIMERGDKAYLKLERGNLMGGWKYSTFSGFLVFPL; encoded by the exons ATGTATCCCAGGGTGGTTCGTTCATCCACCTTAGAGCCCACAGTGTTACTGGGGCTGCTGCTCCTATGGGGGCCTCTAGGGGCCCAGGCCCAGAATGACACTGAGCCTATAGTCCTGGAAGGAAAGTGTTTGGTGATCTGTGACTCCACTCCCAACTCTGAGCCAGCAGGAAATGCCCTGGGCATGTCAGTACGCTCAGGCACTGGCCGGGTGGCCTTCTCTGCCACCCGCCAGACAAACCACGAGCCCACAGACATGAGCAACCGCACCATGATCATCTATTTCGACCAG ATCCTGGTGAATGTGGGCAATCACTTTGACCAGGAGAGCAGTGTCTTCCTAGCCCCCAGGAGGGGAGTCTACAGCTTCAACTTCCATGTAGTGAAGGCTTACAACAGACAAACTATCCAG GTTAGTCTGATGTTGAATGGGTGGCCAATGATCTCAGCCTTCGCTGGGGACATGGATGTGACGCGGGAGGCAGCCACCAACGCAGGCCTAGTGATCATGGAGAGGGGAGACAAGGCCTACCTCAAACTAGAGAGGGGAAACCTGATGGGTGGCTGGAAGTATTCCACCTTCTCCGGGTTCTTGGTTTTCCCCCTATAG
- the LOC135558991 gene encoding E3 ubiquitin/ISG15 ligase TRIM25-like → MAPLEEELTCSLCRDVFSQVQSLLCGHSFCPACVRDTWGHRKAGVRGRFTCAQCQKEQGVVACDCCPPVGDKDEAGTTVAVKTCLRCEVSLCAEHLRPHLERPAFKTHLLVEPLGDLSHRRCPAHKEMFLYYCADERVYVCSECLLEGGHAQHRIKGLRKVEEDFKVLLKGLLQKADEKLNEGERILQEYQNTDLTITDMSVANDSQVERMGVDLQLQVERLVLALRESTLRERQKVMERLQNDCSRVRVDLSKTQDIHHYLASLLEETDPFLLIWAFHSDDSRLLVDLNCPLFTPDPVNLDRKYIVEDIESKHRQFITETLHCLTELKRELLTSPLTLDTNSAHPLLSISDGLRSAMRVKHRLPCAIHPDRFDHWAQVLTVQTFSSGTHYWELEAEGFWDIAVSYRSIGRKGKVGNAFGNNKMSWSLTQQHDRKLAAWHNRRKTRIYSRMSGNRVGVALDYGAGTITFSEVGPSNTLIHLHNFTTSFSQPVCLGFGLYKAELHSRISIVRV, encoded by the exons ATGGCGCCCCTGGAGGAAGAGTTGACCTGTTCGTTGTGCCGTGACGTCTTCAGCCAGGTCCAGTCCCTGCTGTGTGGCCACAGCTTCTGCCCGGCCTGCGTACGGGACACCTGGGGGCACAGGAAGGCTGGGGTCAGGGGTCGCTTCACCTGCGCACAGTGCCAGAAGGAACAAGGGGTAGTGGCGTGTGACTGTTGCCCACCTGTGGGGGACAAGGACGAGGCGGGGACCACCGTGGCGGTGAAGACCTGCCTGCGCTGTGAGGTGTCTCTGTGTGCAGAGCACCTGCGGCCCCACCTGGAGCGGCCCGCCTTTAAGACACACCTGCTGGTGGAACCCCTGGGAGATCTGTCTCACCGCAGGTGTCCCGCCCACAAGGAGATGTTCCTCTACTACTGTGCAGACGAGCGGGTGTACGTGTGTTCAGAGTGCCTATTGGAAGGTGGCCATGCACAGCACCGCATTAAAGGACTGAGGAAGGTGGAGGAGGACTTCAAG GTCCTCCTCAAGGGCCTTCTCCAGAAAGCAGATGAAAAGCTGAATGAAGGTGAACGGATCCTCCAAGAGTACCAGAACACTGACCTCACTATAACA GACATGTCTGTGGCAAATGACTCCCAGGTGGAACGTATGGGTGTAGATCTGCAGCTGCAGGTGGAGAGGCTAGTGCTGGCCCTGAGGGAGAGCACCttgagggagaggcagaaggtCATGGAGCGCCTGCAGAACGACTGCAGCAGGGTGAGGGTGGACCTGAGTAAGACCCAGGACATTCACCACTACCTGGCATCCTTGCTGGAGGAGACGGACCCCTTCCTGCTCATCTGG GCATTTCATTCTGATGACTCAAG GCTGCTTGTGGACCTGAACTGCCCCTTGTTCACCCCTGACCCTGTCAACCTGGACAGGAAGTACATTGTGGAGGACATTGAGAGCAAGCACCGACAGTTCATCACCGAGACGCTGCACTGTCTCACCGAACTCAAGAGAGAGCTCT TGACAAGTCCGTTGACTCTGGACACTAACTCCGCCCATCCTCTCCTGAGCATTTCTGATGGCCTGCGGTCAGCTATGCGGGTCAAACACCGCCTTCCGTGTGCCATTCACCCCGACCGCTTCGATCACTGGGCTCAAGTCCTGACTGTCCAGACATTCTCCTCTGGAACCCATTACTGGGAGCTGGAAGCAGAAGGCTTCTGGGACATTGCGGTGTCCTACCGGAGCATCGGGCGGAAGGGGAAGGTGGGCAATGCCTTTGGAAATAACAAG ATGTCTTGGAGCTTGACACAGCAGCATGATAGAAAGCTAGCCGCCTGGCACAACCGCAGGAAGACCCGCATCTACAGTCGAATGTCGGGCAACCGTGTTGGCGTGGCCCTGGACTATGGCGCAGGCACCATCACCTTCTCCGAGGTGGGGCCATCCAACACCCTGATCCACCTGCACAACTTCACCACCTCCTTCAGCCAGCCCGTGTGCCTGGGCTTTGGCCTCTACAAAGCTGAACTCCATAGCAGAATCTCCATAGTGAGGGTGTGA